The following proteins are co-located in the Nocardia bhagyanarayanae genome:
- the atzF gene encoding allophanate hydrolase, with protein sequence MTAGVVGIQQDSPTARVAAAYRRIAEVDRPEVWITLRPEHETAADAAEVERRLAAGETLPLAGQLVAVKDNIDVAGLPTTAACPEFAYTATVTAASVARLQAAGAIVLGKTNLDQFATGLVGTRSPYGAVRHAEHPELISGGSSSGSAVAVALGLADIGVGTDTAGSGRVPAALHGIVGIKATLGIIPAHGVVPACADYDAVTVFAADLDRAVTAAAVMAGPEADDPRSRDWPADVRFAAPRTPRVAVPRAADLVALSDEYRDAFARTVAAVADSGIETVELDISPLLDAALLLYDGAIVAERYAAVGRFLATGPAGADPTVAAIIGAAESTTGPAFAADLDTLTRTRARTAQLLRDCDALLLPTTTEHPSIAAVQADPVGINRRMGTYTNFCNLLDMAAVAVPGRPTASGTPFGVMVVTPAFGDQVAIDIAARIGGLAHAPLLIEDGVQLAVFGAHLRGQPLHWQLERIGARFAGEIHTTDAYRLTALDTVPAKPGLVRHGAGRGAPILGELFTVSRAGLGGFLAELPPPMALTSIELADGRSVVGFACTYDAALTATDITEFGGWKAYLNAAN encoded by the coding sequence ATGACCGCAGGTGTCGTTGGTATCCAGCAGGATTCGCCCACCGCGCGGGTCGCGGCCGCGTATCGGCGCATCGCCGAGGTCGACCGCCCCGAGGTGTGGATCACGCTGCGTCCCGAGCACGAGACCGCCGCCGACGCCGCCGAAGTGGAACGGCGGCTCGCGGCGGGCGAGACGCTGCCGCTGGCCGGACAGCTCGTCGCGGTCAAGGACAACATCGACGTGGCGGGCCTGCCCACCACCGCGGCCTGCCCCGAATTCGCCTATACCGCGACCGTCACCGCGGCGTCCGTGGCTCGGCTCCAAGCGGCAGGCGCCATCGTGCTCGGCAAGACGAACCTGGACCAGTTCGCCACCGGCCTGGTCGGCACCCGGAGCCCGTACGGCGCGGTGCGGCATGCCGAGCATCCCGAGCTGATCTCCGGCGGCTCGTCCTCGGGTTCGGCGGTCGCGGTCGCGCTCGGCCTCGCCGACATCGGCGTCGGCACCGACACGGCCGGGTCGGGCCGGGTGCCCGCCGCGCTGCACGGCATCGTCGGGATCAAGGCCACGCTCGGGATCATCCCGGCGCACGGTGTCGTCCCGGCCTGCGCGGACTACGACGCCGTCACGGTGTTCGCCGCGGACCTCGACCGGGCGGTCACCGCCGCGGCGGTGATGGCTGGTCCCGAAGCGGACGATCCGCGCAGTCGCGACTGGCCCGCCGACGTGCGGTTCGCCGCGCCGCGAACCCCGCGCGTCGCGGTGCCGCGGGCCGCGGACCTCGTCGCCCTGAGCGACGAATACCGCGACGCCTTCGCCAGAACCGTTGCCGCCGTAGCTGATTCCGGCATCGAGACGGTCGAGCTGGACATCTCGCCGCTGCTGGACGCGGCGCTGCTGCTCTACGACGGCGCGATCGTCGCGGAACGCTATGCCGCGGTGGGGCGATTCCTGGCGACCGGTCCGGCGGGCGCGGATCCGACGGTGGCGGCCATCATCGGCGCGGCCGAGTCCACTACCGGTCCCGCTTTCGCCGCCGACCTCGACACGCTGACGCGCACACGCGCGAGAACCGCGCAGCTGCTGCGGGACTGCGACGCGCTGCTGCTGCCGACCACCACCGAGCACCCGAGTATCGCGGCGGTGCAGGCGGACCCGGTCGGCATCAACCGCCGCATGGGTACCTACACCAACTTCTGCAACCTGCTGGACATGGCGGCCGTCGCCGTGCCCGGCCGACCGACCGCGTCGGGCACCCCCTTCGGCGTGATGGTGGTGACGCCGGCCTTCGGCGATCAGGTCGCGATCGATATCGCCGCCCGCATCGGCGGACTCGCGCACGCGCCGCTACTGATCGAGGACGGGGTGCAGCTCGCCGTGTTCGGCGCGCACCTGCGCGGCCAGCCGCTGCACTGGCAGTTGGAGCGGATCGGCGCCCGGTTCGCCGGCGAGATCCACACCACCGATGCCTATCGGCTGACCGCTCTCGACACCGTCCCCGCCAAGCCGGGACTGGTCCGGCACGGTGCGGGCCGCGGCGCGCCGATCCTCGGCGAGTTGTTCACCGTCTCGCGTGCCGGGCTCGGCGGCTTCTTGGCGGAGCTGCCCCCGCCCATGGCGTTGACCAGCATCGAACTCGCCGATGGACGGTCCGTTGTCGGTTTCGCCTGCACCTACGACGCGGCGCTGACCGCCACCGACATCACCGAGTTCGGTGGCTGGAAGGCATATCTGAACGCCGCGAACTGA